From Pagrus major chromosome 6, Pma_NU_1.0, one genomic window encodes:
- the srsf3a gene encoding serine/arginine-rich splicing factor 3a, which translates to MGDPALNRDCPLDCKVYVGNLGNNGNKTELERAFGYYGPLRSVWVARNPPGFAFVEFEDPRDASDAVRELDGRNMCGCRVRVELSTGQKRSRSRGPPPSWSRRPREDVRRRSPPVRRRSPKRRSLSRSRSRSLSRDRRRYRSLSRDKNNKRSRSFSRSRSRSTSERKERP; encoded by the exons ATGGGAG ACCCTGCTCTTAATAGAGACTGTCCCCTTGACTGCAAAGTTTACGTTGGGAATCTAGGAAACAATGGAAACAAGACAGAGTTAGAAAGAGCTTTTGGCTACTATGGTCCTTTAAGAAGTGTTTGGGTCGCCAGGAATCCCCCAGGCTTTGCTTTTGTAGAGTTTGAAGATCCTAGAGATGCATCTGATGCCGTGAGAGAACTGGATGGAAG AAACATGTGTGGCTGTCGAGTGCGTGTCGAGTTATCCACCGGGCAAAAGCGCTCAAGGAGCCGGGGTCCTCCTCCATCCTGGAGTAGACGCCCTCGTGAAGATGTAAGACGACGTAGTCCTCCAGTCAGACGCAG ATCCCCGAAGAGGAGGAGTCTAAGCCGCAGTCGCAGCAG GTCTCTTTCGAGAGACAGACGCAGATATCGTTCTCTCTCCAGAGACAAGAATAATAAGCGCTCAAGATCCTTCTCACGGTCAAGGAG TCGTTCCACGTctgagaggaaagaaaggcCGTAA